One part of the Oceanihabitans sp. IOP_32 genome encodes these proteins:
- a CDS encoding SDR family NAD(P)-dependent oxidoreductase — protein sequence MRKTALITGATSGIGKATAYELAKHDINLILCGRRLERLNSIKNDLERLTHVHILNFDVRDKNETLKAIESLPKAFKIIDILINNAGNAHGLDPIQTGNLDDWDAMMDINVKGLLYVSKAVIPQMTERQTGHIINIGSSAGKEVYPKGNVYCGSKHAVLAITEGMRMDLNPFGIKVGAVNPGLVETEFSKVRFKGDAMAENVYKGYKALQAEDIAEIIYFAISRPPHVNIADVLVLPTAQASSTIVKKEF from the coding sequence ATGAGAAAAACAGCACTAATCACAGGAGCTACCAGTGGTATTGGAAAAGCTACAGCATACGAATTAGCAAAACACGATATAAATCTAATACTTTGTGGGAGACGATTAGAACGCCTAAACAGCATAAAAAACGATTTAGAACGTTTAACCCATGTGCATATTTTAAATTTTGATGTTCGCGATAAAAACGAGACTTTAAAAGCTATTGAGTCGCTACCAAAAGCCTTTAAAATTATTGATATTCTTATTAATAATGCTGGAAATGCGCACGGATTAGACCCTATACAAACTGGAAACCTCGACGATTGGGATGCCATGATGGATATTAATGTAAAAGGCTTACTTTATGTAAGTAAAGCAGTTATTCCGCAAATGACCGAGCGTCAAACTGGACATATTATAAATATAGGCTCTTCTGCTGGAAAAGAAGTTTACCCAAAAGGCAACGTGTATTGTGGCAGTAAACATGCCGTTTTAGCAATTACTGAAGGCATGCGCATGGACTTAAACCCGTTTGGAATAAAAGTTGGTGCCGTAAACCCTGGCTTGGTTGAAACCGAGTTTTCTAAAGTGCGTTTTAAAGGCGATGCTATGGCTGAAAACGTTTATAAAGGCTATAAAGCTTTGCAAGCCGAAGATATTGCAGAGATTATTTATTTTGCCATTTCAAGACCGCCTCATGTAAATATTGCGGATGTATTGGTGTTGCCCACGGCGCAAGCGAGCAGCACTATTGTTAAAAAAGAATTTTAA
- a CDS encoding ATP-binding protein, which yields MINKRLLIKHLLAHNDENSFYDKKRKIDISQKEGKGKFLKHICALSNSNPKNNSYIVIGVEDEDNNIVGVDFFDDSKIQNLINAYLTNPPIVQYENIPFPHLPNDKVVGLVTIRPTGKITSLRKNIWKYYGGSVFFRDGSISMPKVFDVDIKDINSKIVEAIENNAQNNIEHTLDAVFHFMNTRKDYNAQYKVFKEYFVVCWSGQKKTIKDETFYSRVDIELINEQVRLFFSALDQVSITINPDSFQIIEYVNLGLQNTNKYYPLEETIISFEDNATYNIDTKLLFEPPQFDKKILHHIYNSNNALLEKLKKGLSLTKNEEDDLKNLPVTYLICYFNLFHDAIDKLNEAKPYLKAYSEEIYNLYKEALRILRKVKYS from the coding sequence ATGATTAACAAACGCTTACTTATAAAACACCTTTTAGCTCACAACGATGAGAACAGTTTTTATGACAAAAAGCGTAAAATAGATATTAGTCAAAAAGAAGGGAAAGGCAAGTTTTTAAAACACATTTGTGCGCTTTCCAACAGCAACCCTAAAAACAACTCTTATATTGTAATTGGTGTAGAAGATGAAGACAACAATATTGTTGGTGTCGATTTTTTTGACGATAGTAAAATCCAGAACCTCATTAATGCCTATTTAACCAATCCGCCTATTGTGCAGTACGAAAACATTCCGTTTCCGCATTTGCCAAACGACAAAGTAGTAGGATTAGTCACCATTCGCCCTACGGGGAAAATCACTTCCTTGCGGAAAAATATATGGAAATATTATGGGGGTTCGGTATTCTTTAGAGATGGCAGCATAAGTATGCCCAAGGTGTTTGATGTGGATATAAAAGACATCAATTCTAAAATTGTTGAAGCTATTGAAAACAATGCACAAAACAATATTGAACACACCTTAGATGCCGTTTTTCATTTTATGAATACCCGAAAAGATTACAATGCCCAATACAAAGTGTTTAAAGAATATTTTGTAGTGTGTTGGTCTGGGCAAAAAAAGACAATAAAAGATGAAACCTTTTACTCTAGGGTAGATATTGAATTGATTAATGAGCAAGTCCGTTTATTTTTCTCGGCTTTAGATCAAGTTTCAATCACAATAAATCCAGACTCGTTTCAGATTATTGAATATGTAAATCTCGGACTTCAAAACACCAATAAATATTATCCGCTGGAGGAAACCATTATTAGTTTTGAAGATAACGCCACTTATAATATTGATACTAAGCTATTATTTGAACCGCCTCAATTTGATAAAAAAATATTACATCATATTTATAATTCTAACAATGCGCTATTAGAAAAACTAAAAAAAGGACTTTCGCTTACAAAAAATGAAGAAGACGATTTAAAAAACTTACCTGTAACCTATTTAATATGCTATTTTAATTTATTTCATGATGCTATCGATAAACTCAACGAGGCCAAACCCTATTTAAAAGCTTATAGTGAAGAAATATATAATCTATACAAAGAGGCTTTACGCATTTTAAGAAAAGTGAAATATAGCTAA
- a CDS encoding aldehyde dehydrogenase family protein, with protein METVAAEFGIQDTLKELGIKPINNGTSTGANNFSNGDLIESYSPVDGKLIAKVKASTQDDYEKVMATASKAFLTFRDMPAPQRGEIVRQFGNKLRELKEPLGKLVSYEMGKSLQEGYGEVQEMIDICDFAVGLSRQLNGQTMPSERPGHVMREQWHPIGVVGIISAFNFPVAVWAWNTALAWVCGDVCVWKASEKVPLCSVACQNIIAEVLKENNLPEGISSIITGDYKVGEMMTKDTRVALVSATGSTRMGRIVGTTVAQRFGKSLLELGGNNAIIITPTADLKVVVPGAVFGAVGTCGQRCTSTRRLIIHESVYNKVRDAIVGAYGQLTIGNPLDEKNHIGPLIDKDSVNTYLAAIEKAKAEGGNVLVEGGVLEGKGYESGCYVKPTIIEAENHFEIVQHETFAPILYVMKYSGGVENAIEKQNAVAQGLSSAIMTNELKEAEKFLSYAGSDCGIANVNIGTSGAEIGGAFGGEKETGGGRESGSDAWKVYMRRQTNTINYSDELPLAQGIKFDL; from the coding sequence ATGGAAACAGTAGCAGCTGAATTTGGAATACAAGACACTTTAAAAGAATTAGGTATAAAACCTATAAATAATGGCACATCTACAGGGGCCAATAATTTTTCGAACGGAGACCTTATAGAATCTTATTCACCAGTAGATGGTAAGCTAATTGCTAAAGTAAAAGCCTCTACGCAGGACGATTACGAAAAGGTGATGGCAACAGCTAGCAAAGCATTTTTAACTTTTCGAGATATGCCAGCACCACAGCGTGGGGAGATTGTACGCCAGTTTGGAAATAAATTAAGAGAATTAAAAGAACCTCTAGGTAAATTGGTGTCTTATGAGATGGGTAAATCCTTGCAAGAAGGTTACGGCGAAGTTCAAGAAATGATTGATATTTGCGATTTTGCTGTAGGCTTATCAAGACAGTTAAACGGACAAACCATGCCGTCTGAGCGTCCAGGACACGTCATGCGTGAGCAATGGCACCCTATTGGGGTTGTTGGAATTATTTCGGCATTTAACTTTCCAGTGGCGGTTTGGGCATGGAACACGGCATTAGCATGGGTTTGTGGTGATGTATGTGTTTGGAAAGCTTCAGAAAAAGTACCTCTATGCTCTGTGGCCTGTCAAAATATTATTGCCGAGGTTTTAAAAGAAAATAACTTGCCAGAAGGGATTTCAAGTATTATTACGGGCGATTATAAAGTAGGCGAGATGATGACTAAAGATACTAGAGTGGCGTTAGTATCTGCTACGGGTTCTACTCGAATGGGACGTATTGTAGGCACAACAGTTGCCCAGCGTTTTGGTAAATCACTATTAGAATTGGGCGGTAACAATGCCATTATTATTACGCCTACGGCCGATTTAAAAGTGGTGGTTCCAGGTGCTGTATTTGGTGCTGTGGGCACTTGCGGACAGCGTTGTACTTCAACAAGACGTTTAATTATTCACGAATCAGTCTATAATAAAGTAAGAGACGCCATTGTAGGTGCATACGGCCAATTAACCATTGGTAACCCGTTGGATGAAAAAAATCATATCGGGCCTTTAATTGATAAAGATTCGGTAAATACATATCTAGCTGCTATTGAAAAAGCTAAGGCTGAAGGCGGTAATGTTTTAGTTGAAGGCGGTGTTTTAGAAGGTAAAGGATACGAAAGCGGCTGTTATGTAAAACCAACCATAATTGAAGCTGAAAATCATTTTGAAATCGTTCAACACGAAACTTTTGCTCCAATTTTATATGTAATGAAGTATTCCGGAGGTGTTGAAAATGCTATTGAAAAGCAGAATGCGGTTGCTCAAGGTTTATCGTCGGCCATTATGACTAATGAATTGAAAGAGGCCGAGAAATTTTTATCTTATGCTGGTTCAGACTGTGGCATTGCTAACGTAAACATTGGGACTTCGGGTGCTGAAATTGGTGGTGCTTTTGGTGGTGAAAAAGAAACTGGTGGCGGTCGCGAGTCTGGTAGTGATGCTTGGAAAGTGTATATGAGAAGACAAACCAATACGATTAATTATTCAGATGAGTTGCCTTTAGCCCAAGGCATTAAGTTTGATTTATAG